From a single bacterium genomic region:
- a CDS encoding polysaccharide deacetylase family protein, with protein sequence MILAYHRINPWYNDALTVKPEYFKKQIEYLISKKFLIVPVEEYLKENKKILKRKIVITFDDGFADNFWFAFDILKSFRIFPLIFLIVDYTGTNKIFSRYKDKEKDRFLNWKEINEMIKEGVEIGSHTLTHPHLTQISEKTAKEEIISSKKIIEDKTGKEIKFFCYPYGEFNEKIIDFVKLAGYKGAFVTPKRGQKIKWTDFTMKRIGIYGHNNFFIYKLKIWKEYLKGKI encoded by the coding sequence ATGATACTTGCTTATCATAGAATTAATCCCTGGTATAATGATGCTTTGACAGTAAAACCTGAATATTTTAAAAAACAGATTGAGTATTTAATCTCTAAAAAATTTTTGATTGTTCCTGTGGAAGAATATTTAAAAGAAAATAAAAAAATTTTAAAGAGAAAAATCGTTATTACTTTTGACGATGGTTTCGCTGATAATTTCTGGTTTGCATTTGACATTTTAAAAAGTTTCAGAATTTTTCCTTTAATTTTTTTGATCGTTGATTATACTGGTACAAATAAAATTTTTTCAAGATATAAGGATAAAGAAAAAGATAGATTTTTAAATTGGAAAGAAATAAATGAAATGATAAAGGAAGGAGTGGAAATTGGCTCTCATACTCTGACACATCCACATCTTACACAGATTTCAGAAAAAACAGCAAAAGAAGAAATAATAAGTTCAAAAAAAATAATTGAAGATAAAACAGGTAAAGAAATTAAATTTTTCTGCTATCCTTATGGAGAATTTAATGAAAAAATAATAGATTTTGTAAAACTTGCTGGATATAAAGGCGCGTTTGTTACACCAAAAAGGGGACAGAAAATTAAATGGACTGATTTTACAATGAAAAGAATTGGAATTTATGGACACAACAATTTTTTTATATACAAATTAAAGATATGGAAAGAGTATCTGAAAGGAAAAATTTAA
- a CDS encoding glycosyltransferase family 2 protein yields MWRNKKVSVIFPTYNEKDSIKQAIEDFFASGFVDEIIVVNNNAVEGTDEEVRKTKARLIYEKKQGYGFAIQKGLEEATGDLLIISEPDGTFEGKDVIKLLAYSDDFDYVLGTRTTKELIWEGANMNFFLKWGNWAVAKFMEFLYNTTTLTDMGCTMRLIKRHLYEKIKNYFTVGREHFGPEMTLLVIKTGTKFIEIPVNYKPRVGKSSVTGSMRKAFFLGMKMIGLILQYKFKRIKFKQ; encoded by the coding sequence ATGTGGAGGAATAAAAAAGTTTCTGTTATATTTCCTACTTATAATGAGAAAGATTCCATAAAGCAGGCAATAGAAGATTTTTTTGCTTCTGGATTTGTTGATGAGATAATAGTTGTGAATAATAATGCAGTTGAAGGGACAGATGAAGAGGTAAGAAAAACAAAAGCACGTCTTATTTATGAGAAAAAACAGGGATATGGTTTTGCAATTCAAAAAGGACTTGAAGAAGCAACAGGTGATTTACTTATAATATCTGAACCTGATGGAACTTTTGAAGGAAAGGATGTTATAAAACTTCTTGCTTACAGTGATGATTTTGATTATGTACTTGGAACAAGGACTACAAAAGAACTTATATGGGAAGGTGCAAATATGAATTTTTTCTTGAAATGGGGTAACTGGGCTGTTGCAAAATTTATGGAATTCCTTTACAATACAACAACATTAACAGATATGGGTTGTACTATGCGTCTTATAAAAAGGCATCTTTATGAGAAAATAAAGAACTATTTTACTGTTGGAAGGGAACATTTTGGTCCTGAAATGACACTTCTTGTAATAAAAACAGGGACAAAATTTATTGAAATTCCTGTTAATTATAAACCAAGAGTTGGTAAATCATCAGTAACTGGAAGTATGAGAAAGGCATTTTTTCTTGGTATGAAGATGATAGGTCTGATTTTACAATATAAATTTAAGAGGATAAAATTTAAACAATGA
- a CDS encoding glycosyltransferase family 39 protein, producing the protein MNRKIKFFLFVIFFLGFFFRVLHLGKHSLWCDELLTISLGKHSIKWMIDYITYNDAHPPFFYLLVHFWLKFGENEIILRILPMLFGLLCIPYSYILGKKFYNEKIGLFLSLFVSLSPPFILWSQLIKSYSLLTFLTILSFIFFIEILNSENKKFLPIFCLSNILILYTHNFGFIVILIQILTLLILKKLNRKSFLLFFLIFLIYIPWLLKIPYQMNFTLGVRRPFPALLKLPYTLFYFFFGETLSPFNFKILIPAFITYSIIFTIGVKNLLKLQKEIKVLLSISLIFPLFFVFFPSTVPQNLIFISFFWYLLFSIGMHNFNYKNLLIYLNFLFLLPSLIFYYTDNISQYHDTSKLILFREIFKEIQKIEKDGDIILTTEKYDREILTPLMWYYSGKNKVFRINDKNDIDEVIKIFNREKKKSRFFLILDFINNPEISKEIREFFENKYEKLYEKKYIYNEKLLSRLKGVKEYYYLVEVYIFQPKIF; encoded by the coding sequence ATGAATAGAAAAATTAAATTTTTTTTATTTGTGATTTTTTTTCTTGGATTTTTTTTCAGAGTTTTACATCTTGGAAAACACTCCTTATGGTGTGATGAATTACTCACTATTTCTCTTGGTAAACACTCAATAAAATGGATGATTGATTATATAACATATAATGATGCTCATCCACCATTTTTTTATTTGCTGGTTCATTTCTGGTTAAAGTTTGGTGAGAATGAAATTATTTTAAGAATTTTACCCATGTTATTTGGGTTATTATGTATACCTTACAGTTATATCCTTGGCAAAAAATTTTATAATGAAAAAATAGGTCTCTTTCTCTCTTTATTTGTCTCTCTCAGTCCTCCTTTTATTTTATGGTCTCAACTAATTAAATCATATTCACTTCTCACTTTTTTGACAATTCTGTCTTTTATCTTTTTTATTGAAATTTTGAATTCAGAAAATAAGAAATTTCTACCTATTTTTTGTCTCTCTAATATTTTAATTCTCTACACACATAACTTTGGTTTTATTGTTATACTAATTCAAATACTAACTCTTTTGATTTTAAAAAAGTTAAATAGAAAATCCTTTCTTTTATTTTTTTTAATTTTTCTAATTTATATTCCATGGCTTCTGAAAATCCCCTATCAGATGAATTTTACTCTCGGTGTGAGAAGACCATTTCCAGCATTACTAAAATTGCCTTACACTCTTTTTTATTTTTTCTTTGGAGAAACTTTAAGTCCTTTTAACTTCAAAATTTTAATTCCTGCTTTCATCACTTATTCAATCATTTTTACAATTGGTGTGAAAAATCTTTTAAAACTTCAAAAAGAAATTAAAGTCCTGTTGAGTATATCACTTATTTTCCCGCTTTTTTTCGTTTTTTTTCCTTCAACTGTTCCCCAAAACTTAATTTTTATTTCCTTCTTCTGGTATTTACTCTTTTCCATAGGAATGCATAATTTTAATTATAAAAACTTACTTATTTATTTGAACTTTTTATTTCTTCTTCCATCTTTAATTTTCTATTATACAGACAACATCTCGCAATATCATGACACAAGCAAGTTAATTCTTTTCAGAGAAATATTCAAGGAAATTCAGAAAATAGAGAAAGATGGAGATATTATCCTTACAACAGAAAAGTATGACAGAGAAATATTAACCCCTCTGATGTGGTATTATAGTGGAAAAAATAAAGTATTTAGGATTAATGATAAAAATGATATTGATGAAGTAATTAAAATTTTTAACAGAGAAAAAAAGAAATCAAGATTTTTTCTGATTCTTGATTTCATAAATAATCCTGAAATTTCAAAAGAAATAAGAGAATTTTTTGAAAATAAGTATGAAAAATTGTATGAAAAAAAATATATTTATAATGAAAAACTTTTAAGCAGATTAAAAGGTGTAAAAGAGTATTATTATTTAGTTGAGGTTTACATTTTCCAGCCAAAAATTTTCTGA
- a CDS encoding indolepyruvate oxidoreductase subunit beta, whose translation MRDKFDILICGVGGQGIILCSNLIGNAAVIEGISVKGSEIHGMAQRGGSVEAYVRLNCNFGPKIPVGYADLIIGFETMEACRSSFYLKKDGIMIVNNFPIPIPGKEYEYEKIIEFLKSKTKNIYIENFTKIAENIGSPKVINTLMLGFASKFIPLKKQSFVEAIKITLPEKILKINLDAFNYFL comes from the coding sequence ATGAGAGATAAATTTGATATTCTGATTTGTGGTGTTGGTGGTCAGGGCATTATTCTCTGTTCAAATCTTATTGGAAATGCTGCAGTTATTGAAGGAATCAGTGTTAAAGGGTCTGAAATTCATGGTATGGCACAAAGAGGAGGGTCGGTAGAGGCATATGTTAGATTAAACTGTAATTTCGGACCTAAAATACCTGTTGGATATGCTGATTTAATAATCGGATTTGAAACAATGGAAGCATGCAGAAGTTCTTTTTATTTAAAAAAAGATGGGATAATGATTGTAAATAATTTTCCAATCCCAATTCCGGGTAAAGAATATGAATATGAAAAAATTATTGAGTTCTTAAAATCAAAAACAAAAAATATTTACATTGAAAATTTTACAAAAATAGCAGAAAATATTGGTTCACCAAAAGTAATTAATACGCTAATGCTTGGATTTGCATCAAAATTTATACCTTTAAAAAAACAGAGTTTTGTAGAAGCGATAAAAATCACTCTTCCTGAAAAAATTCTTAAAATAAACCTTGATGCTTTCAATTATTTCCTCTAA
- a CDS encoding glycosyltransferase family 39 protein: MVQNFIAGKGLIVGENLKSFRPPFYPFLLSIFTLLKINLTGIRIIQTLISTFTIYLIYNIGKETFNKKIGLWSGWISAFYPYFIFYNGFILTETFFIFFTVLSIFFLIKIVERNGKKSFLTGIFMGISGLTRPIFQLYFPVSLIHIFFLKENFVKKIKKIFFITIGFCLTLSPWILRNYRIFHGFIPGTTMGGWVFWEGNNPYSEGGPCSHFPEGILEVDEITRDKILYRMTFDVIRKNPERFLWLIQNKFRRFWNIIPNAPEFERKILYRFISVFSFGIMMPFFIIGFFISLKNKKAQFFHSLIILFTVFHIIFLASIRYRVPIEPFYIILSTYGFSYIILMVKNLFIQRG, translated from the coding sequence ATGGTTCAAAATTTTATTGCTGGGAAAGGATTAATAGTTGGTGAAAATCTTAAAAGTTTCAGACCACCTTTTTATCCCTTTTTATTGAGTATTTTTACTCTTTTAAAAATAAATCTTACAGGAATAAGAATAATACAGACCCTTATATCAACATTTACAATATATCTAATTTACAATATCGGGAAAGAAACTTTTAACAAAAAAATTGGATTATGGAGTGGATGGATTTCTGCTTTTTATCCTTATTTCATTTTTTATAATGGTTTCATTCTGACAGAAACTTTTTTTATTTTTTTTACAGTTCTTAGTATTTTTTTTCTGATAAAAATTGTTGAAAGAAATGGAAAAAAATCTTTTTTAACAGGAATTTTTATGGGAATTTCTGGACTTACAAGACCAATTTTTCAACTTTATTTTCCAGTTTCTCTAATACACATATTTTTTTTAAAAGAAAATTTTGTAAAAAAAATTAAAAAAATCTTTTTTATTACAATCGGTTTTTGTTTAACACTTTCACCATGGATTTTAAGAAATTACAGAATATTTCACGGGTTTATTCCTGGAACAACTATGGGTGGTTGGGTTTTCTGGGAAGGAAATAATCCATATTCAGAAGGAGGTCCATGTTCCCATTTTCCTGAAGGTATTCTTGAAGTAGATGAAATAACAAGAGATAAAATTTTATACAGAATGACTTTTGATGTTATAAGAAAAAATCCAGAAAGATTTCTCTGGTTAATCCAAAATAAATTCAGAAGATTCTGGAATATAATTCCAAATGCTCCTGAATTTGAAAGAAAAATTTTATATCGTTTTATAAGTGTTTTTTCCTTTGGAATTATGATGCCTTTTTTTATAATCGGTTTTTTTATTTCATTAAAAAATAAAAAAGCACAATTTTTTCATAGTTTGATAATACTTTTTACAGTTTTCCATATAATTTTTCTGGCTTCCATAAGATACAGAGTACCCATTGAACCATTTTATATTATTTTATCAACTTACGGTTTTTCTTATATAATTTTAATGGTTAAAAATTTATTTATTCAAAGAGGATAA
- the iorA gene encoding indolepyruvate ferredoxin oxidoreductase subunit alpha has product MEKKYLLGNEAIAYGLYEGGVNASFAYPGTPSSEITEALLKISKNDVYIEWSVNEKVAFENAYGVSLTGRRSSAIMKHVGLNVASDSLLTSAYTGIVGGFLIIVADDPFAHSSQNEQDSRRYAQFAKLVCFEPSSIQEAKDTVIFSFDFSEKYGLPVLIRSVTRLSHGKADVLIGKREEKNSTSTFIKNPSQFVMVPSNVRKVIINLNKKQEVIKKDIEKLKINKIDNGEGSTGIIASGLSYIYVKEFLNLKKKSIPVLKIGSYPIPEKKLGKFLKGLKNVFVFEEGDPVVEEFVYLCSKKYNPEIKIKGKMSGDVKKEGELSVEDIEYSFSGKRKNVYVNINLPERTPTLCPGCPHIGSFYILKKVFGKESIFPGDIGCYTLGIRFGTIDTCLCMGSGISIGTGISRFEKKYIISIIGDSTFFHAGIPGLINAVYNHSNQVIAILDNRTTAMTGYQPHPGTGINAKGDKTVEIDLKKLIEGCGVKNLVEVDPYLIKDSVEKIKQIKEKEGVKVIIFKRECIHISKIKKTEFYIDKNICKKCKLCLEFGCSGIILVKDNIEIGNLCNGCGICEQICPFGAIKKKNER; this is encoded by the coding sequence ATGGAAAAAAAATATTTACTTGGAAATGAAGCAATTGCTTATGGATTATATGAAGGTGGAGTAAATGCATCTTTTGCTTATCCTGGAACTCCTTCTTCTGAAATTACTGAGGCACTTCTTAAAATTTCAAAAAATGATGTATATATAGAATGGAGTGTAAATGAAAAAGTTGCTTTTGAGAATGCTTATGGTGTAAGTTTAACAGGGAGAAGAAGCAGTGCCATTATGAAACATGTTGGATTAAATGTTGCTTCTGACTCATTACTTACATCTGCATATACAGGAATTGTTGGTGGATTTTTAATAATTGTTGCAGATGACCCTTTTGCTCATTCATCTCAAAATGAACAGGACTCCAGAAGATATGCACAGTTTGCAAAATTAGTTTGTTTTGAACCATCATCAATTCAGGAAGCAAAAGATACAGTAATTTTTTCTTTTGATTTTTCTGAAAAATACGGACTCCCTGTTTTAATAAGAAGTGTTACAAGATTATCTCATGGGAAAGCGGATGTATTAATAGGTAAAAGAGAAGAAAAAAACTCAACATCAACTTTTATAAAAAATCCTTCTCAATTTGTAATGGTACCTTCCAATGTTAGAAAGGTAATAATAAATTTAAATAAAAAACAGGAAGTTATAAAAAAAGACATAGAAAAGTTAAAAATAAACAAAATTGACAATGGTGAAGGTTCCACTGGAATTATTGCTTCTGGTTTATCATATATTTATGTAAAAGAATTTTTAAACCTCAAAAAAAAATCTATTCCAGTTCTGAAAATTGGCTCTTATCCTATTCCTGAAAAAAAATTAGGAAAATTTTTGAAAGGATTAAAAAATGTTTTTGTTTTTGAAGAAGGTGACCCTGTAGTTGAAGAATTTGTATATCTATGTTCAAAAAAATATAATCCTGAAATAAAAATAAAAGGAAAAATGAGTGGTGATGTAAAAAAAGAAGGAGAACTCTCTGTTGAAGATATTGAATATTCTTTTTCAGGAAAAAGAAAAAATGTATATGTAAATATTAACTTACCAGAAAGAACTCCTACTTTATGTCCGGGATGTCCCCATATAGGTTCTTTTTACATTCTAAAAAAAGTTTTTGGAAAAGAATCTATTTTTCCGGGAGATATAGGTTGTTATACTCTCGGAATAAGATTTGGTACAATTGATACATGTCTATGTATGGGAAGTGGAATATCTATCGGAACAGGAATTTCAAGATTTGAGAAAAAATATATTATCTCAATTATAGGAGATTCAACTTTCTTTCATGCTGGAATTCCTGGATTAATAAATGCTGTTTACAATCATTCAAATCAGGTTATAGCAATACTTGATAATAGAACCACGGCAATGACAGGATATCAACCACATCCTGGAACAGGAATTAATGCTAAAGGAGATAAAACAGTTGAAATTGATTTAAAAAAACTTATTGAAGGATGTGGAGTTAAAAATCTTGTAGAGGTTGACCCTTATTTAATTAAAGATTCTGTTGAAAAGATAAAACAAATAAAAGAAAAAGAAGGAGTAAAAGTTATAATATTTAAAAGAGAATGCATCCATATTTCAAAAATTAAAAAAACTGAATTTTATATTGATAAAAATATCTGTAAAAAATGTAAATTATGTCTTGAATTTGGATGTTCAGGAATTATTTTGGTAAAAGATAATATAGAAATAGGGAATCTCTGTAATGGTTGCGGTATTTGTGAACAAATATGTCCATTTGGTGCTATAAAAAAGAAAAATGAGAGATAA
- a CDS encoding class I SAM-dependent methyltransferase: MKKNVFDEVAEIYEKIFPEHIFNYYLNKRINIILKLKLDKKAKILDVGCGTGTLLYHLKNYGYDVWGIDNSKRMVEIAEEKVPGKIIKEDMLNIPFPSETFDLVFSIVSLHHLGKIEKVKKAVREMIRITKNGGMILIWEHNPLNPYWYFLMKKVPQDIGEEKLIPLSIFINEFKKNKIKILKVFRCGLVPDFAPKWSLFFLDYLEKGLQKVFPLLLAHNVIIGKKE; encoded by the coding sequence ATGAAAAAAAATGTATTTGATGAAGTAGCCGAGATATACGAAAAAATTTTCCCAGAGCATATTTTCAATTATTATTTGAATAAAAGAATAAATATTATATTAAAATTAAAACTTGATAAAAAAGCAAAAATTCTTGATGTGGGTTGTGGGACAGGAACTTTGCTTTATCATTTAAAAAATTATGGTTATGATGTCTGGGGAATTGATAATTCAAAAAGAATGGTTGAAATTGCAGAAGAAAAAGTCCCCGGTAAAATAATAAAAGAAGATATGTTAAATATTCCTTTTCCTTCCGAAACTTTTGATTTGGTTTTTTCAATTGTTTCTTTACATCACCTGGGAAAAATTGAGAAAGTAAAAAAAGCTGTCCGTGAAATGATAAGAATAACAAAAAATGGAGGAATGATTTTAATTTGGGAACATAATCCATTAAATCCATATTGGTATTTTCTGATGAAAAAAGTTCCTCAGGATATAGGAGAAGAAAAATTAATTCCTCTGAGTATTTTTATCAATGAATTTAAAAAAAATAAAATTAAAATCTTAAAAGTTTTCAGATGTGGTTTAGTTCCGGATTTTGCTCCAAAATGGAGTTTATTTTTTTTAGATTACTTAGAAAAGGGATTACAAAAAGTATTTCCTCTTTTACTTGCTCATAATGTTATAATAGGAAAAAAGGAATAA
- a CDS encoding glycosyltransferase family 2 protein codes for MKLSVIIPVFNEEKTIMKVVEKVKKVPFEKEIIIVDDGSNDKTREILKNLKDKNIKIIFKEKNEGKGMAIRKGLEYITGDVVVIQDADLEYEPMDWLKMIKLIEEKKAEVVYGSRILGKGKKSSLFFYLGGRILSILANLLYNAQITDEPTCYKMFKKDVIKSINLKCKGFEFCPEVTAKVRKKGYKIYEVPIHYNPRTIKEGKKIRLKDGIIGIWTLIKYRFIN; via the coding sequence ATGAAATTATCAGTGATTATTCCTGTTTTTAATGAAGAAAAAACAATAATGAAAGTAGTAGAAAAAGTGAAAAAAGTACCTTTTGAAAAAGAAATTATAATTGTGGATGATGGAAGTAATGATAAAACAAGAGAAATTCTTAAAAACTTAAAAGATAAAAATATCAAGATAATCTTTAAAGAAAAAAATGAAGGGAAAGGAATGGCAATAAGGAAAGGACTTGAGTATATTACAGGAGATGTGGTTGTAATTCAGGATGCTGATTTAGAATATGAACCAATGGACTGGCTTAAAATGATTAAATTAATTGAAGAAAAAAAAGCAGAGGTTGTATATGGTTCAAGAATTCTGGGAAAAGGTAAAAAATCTTCTTTATTTTTTTATTTAGGAGGCAGAATTCTTTCAATATTGGCAAATTTACTCTATAATGCACAAATTACAGATGAACCCACCTGTTATAAAATGTTTAAAAAAGATGTTATAAAATCAATAAATCTAAAATGCAAGGGTTTTGAATTCTGTCCGGAAGTAACAGCAAAAGTAAGAAAAAAAGGGTACAAAATTTATGAAGTCCCAATTCATTATAATCCAAGAACTATAAAAGAGGGTAAAAAAATCCGTTTGAAAGACGGTATTATAGGTATATGGACTTTAATAAAATACAGATTTATTAATTAA
- a CDS encoding class I SAM-dependent methyltransferase: MVKCPLCEKNTNLKLKIKNYQIYNCKKCEISFLYPFPENIEKIYDKKYFEKWYLPYYDDRKKYFERLYLKLKNFIPEKGKILDIGCGVGILMKMFEEKKYEVIGYEISKFAINFCKENNLKVFDNFNFPEKSFDIITMMDVIAHVKNPLFYFEKSKKLLKEGGILIIKTPLHSNYMFFLAKLFSFTPKSKSILHIPAQIYHFNKKSIFEIAKMKNFKVEKVFIMKEFINRKFSILNVWKFFIEKSVVVILKNE, translated from the coding sequence ATGGTTAAATGTCCTTTATGTGAAAAAAATACTAATTTAAAATTAAAAATTAAAAATTACCAGATATATAATTGTAAAAAATGTGAAATTTCTTTTTTATATCCATTTCCTGAAAACATTGAAAAAATTTATGACAAAAAATATTTTGAAAAATGGTACCTTCCTTATTATGATGATAGGAAAAAATATTTTGAAAGGTTGTATCTGAAATTGAAAAATTTTATTCCTGAAAAAGGTAAAATTCTGGATATAGGATGTGGAGTGGGCATATTAATGAAAATGTTTGAAGAAAAAAAATATGAAGTTATAGGATACGAAATTTCAAAATTTGCAATTAATTTCTGCAAAGAAAATAACTTAAAAGTTTTTGATAATTTTAATTTTCCTGAAAAATCTTTTGATATAATAACAATGATGGATGTTATTGCTCATGTAAAAAACCCTCTCTTTTATTTTGAAAAAAGTAAAAAATTATTGAAAGAGGGGGGTATTTTAATTATAAAAACTCCCTTACACTCAAATTATATGTTTTTTCTGGCTAAACTTTTCTCATTTACACCAAAAAGTAAATCAATTTTACATATTCCTGCCCAGATTTATCATTTTAATAAAAAGTCAATCTTTGAAATTGCAAAGATGAAGAATTTTAAAGTAGAAAAAGTTTTTATAATGAAAGAATTTATAAATAGAAAATTTTCTATTTTAAACGTATGGAAGTTTTTTATAGAAAAAAGTGTAGTTGTCATTTTAAAAAATGAATAG